In Desulfobulbaceae bacterium, the genomic stretch GCTAATTTTAACGGGTTCTCTGGGCGAAGTGTTGCGAGAGTCTGCCCAGACCGCGGTGAGTTATATGCGGAGCAAAGCTCACCTCTTCGAGCTGCCGGAAGACCTTTTTGATCATATTGATATTCATATCCATTTGCCCGCAGGGGCAGTGAGTAAGGACGGACCCTCAGCCGGCGCGGCTATAGCTGTTGCTCTGGTGTCTTTATTGTCAGAGCGATCGGCGCCTCGGCAGACTGCTGTTACCGGGGAAATCACTTTGACCGGCCAGTTGTTGCCTGTTGGGGGAATTCGAGAGAAAATTCTTGCTGCCAGACGTGGTGGGGTTAAGCACGTTCTTCTGCCAAGCCAGAATCGGGAGGAGGTTTCTGCCTTGCCTCAAGACGTGACAGAGGCCATGATTATTAGTTTTGCCGATACGATTAGTTCTCTGGTCGAGTGTTATTTTCTGTCTCCTTAGTTATCTTACTGTTGCAATATGGTCCACTGTTACAGGTTGCAACGAATTGAAATCAACATTTTTTTTGGCTTGAAATCATCAATCAATACACTGTCAACCCCCTCCTGCTACAGCATTTCTGCAAGTCATTCTTATTTTCCCTCTTTATTCTTTTCTGACCCTGTTTGACAACCGTTTCAGTCTGCAACTATCGCTGTGTTGTTCGTGAAATTGTGGGTTGATTCTTCTTCTTTTTTCCTATGTATCTATTTGTATTTACTTTATATTATAAATTTATTTAGTGGTTGGCACAGCGGTTGCTTTAGGTAGGGAGTAAACAAGCAATCAACAATTATTGATCCAAGTAATTATTTATAACCAATCATTGAAAAGGAGAATTATCATGGCACTGTTGAATTGGCTCGGCATGGGGAAAAAGGGAGAAAAAGTAACTGTAGTTAAAGTGAAGGAAGAGAGTATTCATCAAGGAGAAATGGCGTCTAGTTCTCCCTCTGCAGCGGTTGCTGCAATGGCGCGTATTGTTGATCAGAAGACCGCCACTACGAAAATTCTTGTTGTGGAAGATGGGAGGACCTACTCCGAAACTGTTACCGAGTATGCCTTGAAAATGGCACAGAGGCTTGACTGTGAAATTATTGCTCTTGATACCTCAGTTGCCCCGCTTAAGTTTACTGGAGAGAGAAGGGACACCGAAACTGCTGCTTTCTTTGATACCGCAGAGAGATCTGTCAGAAGGTTTGCTGCTAAGGCAGAAAAGATGGGAATTACTTTGTCGCATATGATGGAACTTGGCGACCAAGAGGAGGTTATTGCTCGAATGAGTTCACAGGATGCAGGCATTCGATATGTTTTGACCGAGCCTGAAGTCAGCACTGTGCACGAGGAAGGTCATGTAGCTCATGTTCCTGTTTTTGATCTGGCGTGTTCACGCTTATAATTCGGCAGATAATATTTCAACTGTTGGTTGGGGAGTGATAGCAGCGACCCTTTAGAAGTGGCATGGTGAAGGAA encodes the following:
- a CDS encoding universal stress protein, whose product is MALLNWLGMGKKGEKVTVVKVKEESIHQGEMASSSPSAAVAAMARIVDQKTATTKILVVEDGRTYSETVTEYALKMAQRLDCEIIALDTSVAPLKFTGERRDTETAAFFDTAERSVRRFAAKAEKMGITLSHMMELGDQEEVIARMSSQDAGIRYVLTEPEVSTVHEEGHVAHVPVFDLACSRL